GGGTCGAGGAACCGGTACACGACGTCGGCCGCAGTGTTGGCCAGGATCACCGCCGTGGAGAAGAACAGGAACGTCCCCTGCAGCAGCGGCAGGTCGGGGATGCGCAGTGCCTGGTAGGCGAGCAGCCCGAGCCCGGGCCAGCTGAACACCGTCTCGGTGAGGATCGCGCCGCCCACCACACCACCGAGTTGCAGGAAGACGAGGGTGACCGTGGGCAGCAGCGCGTTGGGTACGGCATGCCGGCGGCGTACGTCGTCGTCCCGCAGCCCCTTGGCGCGGGCGGTGACCAGATAGTCCGCGTCCTTCTCGTCCAGGATCGACGACCGCATCACCAGGACGTACTGCGCATAGATCACCGCGGTCATGGTGAGCACCGGCAGCACCAGGTGGTGCAGCGTGTCCAGCGCCTGCGGCCAGAAGCCGTCCGGGGTGTACGGGGAGACCATGCCGTTGACGGGGAACAGCCCGAGGTACCGGCCGAACGCCATGATGACGATCATCCCGAACCAGAACGTCGGCGCCGACCACAGCGTGAGCGACACACCCACCTGCACCTTGTCGAACCTGCTGCCCTGGCGCCAGCCGGCCCGGGTGCCGATCCACAGCCCGAGCGACACCGCCAGCACCAGAGCGGTGCCGGTGAGCAGCACCGTCGCGCCGAGCCGGGCGCCGATCAGCGAGGTGACCGGCTGTTGGTACTGGTAGGACTGGCCGAGGTCCCCGGTGAGCACGCCCTGCAGGTAGTGCACGAACTGCAGCGACAGCGGCTGGTCCAGGCCGAGCCGGTGCCGCAGGGCGGCGCGTTCGGCGGGCGTGGTCGGCACGTCCCGGGTCAGCGCGTCGACGGGATCGCCGCCGAGGACGCGGAACAGGAAGAACGCCGAGAACACCACCATCAGCAGCGACACCGCGGCGCCGCCCAGCTTGGCCAGGGCGTACTTCGCGAAGCCGCGGCCGGCAGCGGCCGAGCCACTGTGCCCGCCGCCGCTCGAAACGCTCGAACCGTCCGAACTCTTCGACGCGGCGCCCGGCGACTCCGCCACCAGCGAGGGATCCATGCTCATCCGTGCGGGCTACTCTCGCTCGTCGGCGGTCCGGCGGCGGCGCACCGCGACCAGTGCGGCGGCCGCGGCGACCACGACGACGACCGCACCGCCACCGAGGTAGAGGCCGGTCCGCGACTCCTTCTTCTCGGCCTTCACCACCGGCTTGGCCGAGACGAACGCCCAGTTGCCCTGCTGGCCGGAGATCATGCCCCGCTTCGCCGGCTGCTTGACGAAACCGGTCCAGCGGTCGCTGCGGTAGGCCTCCAGCGTGTCGGCGTACCTCAGTACGACAACCGGCGCCTGGGTGTAGAGGATCTGCTGCATCTGCTTGACGAGATCCGCCCGCTTGGCGAGGTCGCTCTCCTGCTTCTGCTGCTCGTGCAGCTTGTCGTAGGCGGGGTTGCAGTAGAAGGTCTCGGTGTCGCGCTGGGTGCCGGAGCCGTCGTCGGGGAGCACGCCGCACGTGTGCAGACTGAGGATCGACGTCGGGTCGGGCCCCACGCCCCAGCCGGAGAAGATGATGTCGTACTTCCCGAGGTAGAGCAGGTCGTTGAGCTTGGTGAAGTCGGCACTCTCGATCTTGGTGTCGATGCCGATCTGCTTCCACCAGCCCTTGAGGTACTCCGAGTCGGTGGCCTCCGACGGGGTGTCGGCGTGGTTGAGCAGCCGGAACTTCAGCGGCCGGCCGTTGCCCGGCATCCGCCGGATGCCGTCGGGGCCACGCTTGTAGCCCGCCTTGTCGAGTATGCGGTTGGCCTCGGCGATGTCGTACGTCACCTTCTCCGACCCGCTGGGCTGCCAGAAGTACGTACTGAAGATCGGCGGTATGTAGCTCACACCGGGCTGGGCGAGACCGTCGTTGACCTTCTTGATCAGCTCGTCCTTGTCGATGGCGTGGTGGATCGCCTGCCGCACCCGGGGGTCCCTCAGCGCCGGGTGCCCGTCGCCCAGCGTCTTGCCGTCCTTGGTGCGCGCGCCGACGTTGAACGTGATGGCGCTGAACCGGCGGTTCTGGGCCTGGTTGAGGGTGATCCCGGGCTTGTTCCGCAGCGCCTTGTACTGCGCGGGGGTGAGGCCGCTCACCAGGTCGACCTCACCGGCGAGCAGCGCCTGCACGCTCGCGTCGGGCGTCTTGTAGTAGCGGAAGACGAGTTCGTCGTAGGCGGGCGGGCCGTCCCAGTAGTTCTTGTTCGCCTTCAGCCGGATGTACTGGTCGGTCTTGAACTCCACCACCTGGAAGGGCCCGGAGCCGACCAGCGGGAAGTCGAAGTTCTTGAAGTCGCCGATGTTCTTCACCTTCGACCAGATGTGCTCGGGCACGATCGCGTTGTCGAGGGCGAGCATCTGGTTGGTCGGTCGCTTGAGCTTGATGACCAGGGTGGTGTCGTTCGGCGCGTCGACACTGGCGAAGTTCTCCACCAGGTCGGAGGAGGACGCCCGGGCCGCCTTGTCGGTCATCATCAGCCGGTAGGTGAACGCCGCGTCGTGCGCGGTCAGCGGCTTCCCGTCGGAGAACTTCACGCCCTTGCGGATCGTGTAGGTCCAGGTCAGGTGGTCCGCCGACTCCTCCCACTTCGTGGCCAGTCCCGGAATCGGCCTGAAGTCCTTCGCACTCCAGTCGATGAGCGAGTCGTAGGTCAGCCCTGCCACGGTGTAGCCGATCGCGAAGAACGACATGAACGGGTTGAACGTGTCCACCGACTGCGAGGCGGCCACGACCAGTTGCCTCGGCTGCTTGCTCGCCGGCGCCTCCTCGGCGTGCCCGACGCCGGCGGGGAGGCAGAGCGCGACCACGGCGAACAGCGCCGCCAGGACGGCGAGGGCTCTCTTCCGCGATCGGGTGGCTGTCGGCATGAGGGTCCTCCTGAGGCGGCCACGAGGTCCCGCGTACGGCCGGTGCGCGGGTCCACGAAGTGGGTGTCACGAACGCGATCCCACAAGAAAGTTGCTGCTGAGGTTTGTACCAGGCAGAAATCTGACGGAGATCGTCGACGAATGCTGGCGGTCGGTGGCACGCCAGGTCAAGGGTGGGTCCGCAGGTGGGACGAGCCGGTCGCAGGGCAGGATGGCGTGGTAGTACGAAACCACCCGAACGACCACCGAACGACCGGAGGATCCATGGCCACCACGCGTACGGCGAACGCCCACTGGGAGGGCTCCCTGATGGAGGGGGCCGGCCGAGTCTCGCTGGACTCGTCGGGCATCGGCACCTACGACGTCACCTGGGCGTCGCGAGCCGAGAACGCCGCCAGCGGCCGGACCAGCCCCGAGGAACTCATCGCCGCGGCGCACTCGACGTGCTACTCGATGGCGCTCTCGCACGGGCTCGCCCAGGCGGGCACGCCGCCGGAGAAGGTCGACACCAAGGCGGACGTGACGTTCCAGCCCGGTGAGGGCATCACCGGCATCCACCTGACCGTGCGCGCCAGCGTGCCCGGTCTGGACGCCGACGGGTTCGCGGCCGCGGCCGAGGGCGCGAAGGAGAACTGCCCGGTGTCGAAGGCGCTCGCCGGCACCAAGATCACCCTCGACGCCGCGCTGGTCTGAGCGTCGTACGAGCCTGTACGTCGTACCAGTCGTACGGCCTGAACGCCGTCTACTGGGACGGGCCGCACACCGGGACGGGCCGGCCGGGGGTCACACCCCGGCGGCCTGGCCCGGCTGGCCCGGCCAGATCGGCGCGGGCACCCGGATGCCCTTGGCGTCGAACAGCGCCTTCAGCCGCAGCCGCAGCTCCCGCTGGACCCCGAAGTGCTCGTTGGGCCGGGTCTTGCCGATCACCCGCAGGGTCAGCGCCGCGCCGTTGACCTCCTCGATCCCGACGACGTGCGGCGCCTCCAGGATCCGGTCGCGGAACTCGTCCTCGTCGCTGAGCGTGCGGGCGGTGTCGTTGATGAGCTCCTCGACCTGGGCGACGTCCTCGTCGTAGGCGACCGAGACGTCGAGGACCAGGCTGGACCAGCCCTGGCTCTTGTTGCCCACGCGGACGATCTCGCCGTTGCGCACGTGCCACAGCACACCGTCGCCGTCCCGCAGCCTGGTCACCCGCAGGCCGACGCCCTCCACGGTGCCGGTGGCCTGGCCCATGTCGATGACGTCGCCGACGCCGTACTGGTCCTCCAGCAGCATGAAGACACCGGAGATGAAGTCCTTGACGAGGTTCTGGGCGCCGAAGCCGATCGCGACGCCCACGACGCCGGCGCTGGCGATGATCGGCGCCATGTTGTAGCCGAGCTGCTGCAGCACCATCAAGGAGGTGACACCGAAGATCACCGCCGTGGCGATGCTCTTGAACAGCGATCCCAGCGCGTGCGCCCGCTGGGCCCGGCGCTCGTGGTAGAGCCCGCCGGGGTTGGACAGCAGCGCGGCCGCCTTCTGGCTGCCGAGGAAGTGCTTCGGCTTCGGCAGCCCGGCCGTCGTGCCGACCACCCGGTCGATCAGCCGGTTGAGGCCGAACCGGACGGCGACGGCCAGCACGATCAGCAATGCGATGTGCGCGGGCACGTCGGCGAGCTGGGTGAATCGCTCCCAGGTGAGTGCGAGGGACATCAGCGGGTTCCAGGTGGCGCGGGGACGTCGGACCGACTCGAGCCTAGGTGGGCACTCTCGGCGAGCCGTCACCAGCCCGTCTGGTCGCGGGGTCGCGCCGGTGTACGAGATGCACGGTTCGCCCCGGATCGTCGCTCCTCGGGTGCGGTGACGCGCCGGGTGAGGCGCGCGGTGATGTGGCCGGTGATGTCCCCTGGCCGTCAGGCGGCGGGGCACCCGCGCACGTGCGGGCGAGGGTGAGTACGGTTGTGGTCCGTGACGAAGGGTAGGGCGATGATCGGTCGGGCTTTGCCGCGTGTTCTCGTCGTGGGTTCGCTCGCGACCGTCGGTGCCGTCGGCTCGGCGGGCGTCGCGCTGGCGGGGACCCCCGACACCTGGACCAAGGAAACGCCGATGCCGATGCTGGAGGTGCTCGGCATCTACGCCGGCATCCCGATCGGGTTGTTCGCGCTGATCACCTTGCTGGTGCTGACTCCTTCGCTGATCCGCGGTTCGCGGGTGCAGCCCGGCGTCTCCTGGAGCGGCCAGCCGGAGTGGTTCGGTGACCGGCCGGGCGCCGAGGAGAGCGTCGAGGCCGACCGCACCGAGCGGTCCACGGGTGGCCCCGAGGGCCCCACCGGCGCCGGACGAGGGGGCGCGGGTGGCCAGTGGTGACACGCTCAGCTCGCGGGAGCGCGCCGACATCGAACGCGCGGTCCGCATCGCCGAGCAGCTGTCCGGCCTGAGCTTCTCCGTCTACGTAGGCCCCGCCGAGGTTCCCGCGCGGGAGTACGCCGAAAAGCTGCACGCCGAGCTCGCGGCCCCCGAACACAGCGTCCTGGTGTTGGTCGACCCTGGCCGGCGCCAGCTGGAGATCGTGACCGGCACCGAGGCCCGCAGATTCCTTCGCGACACCGACTGCCAGCTGGTGGTGCTGGGCATGAAGTCGGCGTTCGCCGACGGTGACCTGGTGGGTGGCCTGGTGTCTGGCATCCAGCAGCTCGGCGACCACGCCCGTCACCCCCGCACGGTGCACACCGACGAGCCGTAGGATCGCCTGAACCCCCGCAGTTGACCCAGCGAGGAGCCATCCCTGTGGTTGCCCCTGGCATGTCGATTCCCGCAGCCCTTGCTCCGCTGCCCGCCGGGTACGCCGAGTTGTACCGGCGGCTGTACCACGTGGTGGATGCCGACGAACGGATCCGGGCGATGTGGCTGTCCGGGTCGCTGGCCCGTGGTGACGCCGACGCCGGGTCGGACCTGGACGTCCTCCTCGCCGTACGCGACGACGACTTCGACGCCTTCGCCGGCTCCTGGCGGGAGTGGCTCGGGACCGTCACGCCGACGCTGATCGCCCGGGCGCTGCCGTTCGCCGCCGGCGCCTTCTACGTCACGACGGCCGACTGCCTGCGGCTGGACGTGGTGACCGAGCGGGTCTCCGGCCTGGGCGAGACGCCGCACCGCCACCGGCTGGCCGTCCTCGACCGCGACGGGCTGGACGCCACGGTGCCCGCGCCCGGGCCCGGCCGGGGTCCGGACACCGAGCAGATGGCCCGGCTGGTGGAGGAGTTCTTCCGGCAGCAGGCCATCTTCCCCGCGATGGTGGCGCGCGGCGACTGGCTGTGCGTCTGTGTCGGCGTTCAGCAGGCCCAGCAGATGCTGTACGACCTGTTCGTCCAAGCCAACCAGCCGCTGCCCCCGATGGGGATCAAGCGGTGGAGCGCGAAGCTCACTCCGGAACAACGCGCGGTGCTGGAGCGCCTGCCTGCTCCCTCTCCGAGCAACCCGGCCTCGGCGATCACCGCGATGCGGGCGACCGCGCTGGCCTGGCGGTTCGTCGGGAAGGCCACGCTGGTCGCGGCGGGGGTGCCGTGGCCGGCCGAGCTGGACCGCGCGGTCGGTGCGTACGTGGACCGCGAGGTCCCCTCGTTCCTCGCCGCGGCGTCCGCGCCGCCCGACGCCCGTCCGGGGTGACGCTTCCGGCCGCGGAGGCGGCCGTGCGGGAGACGTGAGGGGCCGGTGCCGGGATCACCCGGCACCGGCCCTTTCGTACTGCTCAGCCGCCCGAACCCTCAGCCCCACAAGGGTTCGGCGAGCGTCAACTCAGGCGTGCGCGTCGCGCTCCTGCGCCCGCAGCCCACGCTCGATGTCGGCGACACCCTCCTCGACCAGCCGCCGCACGGCTGGCACCGGCTGCTTCTCCTCCAGCCAGGCACGCACCCGGTCGACCGTGTCCTGCGTGGCCAGCTGACGCGGGAACAGCCCGATCAGGACGTACTGCGCCATCTCGTTGGCCTTGCGGTCCCAGACCCAGCCGGCCGCGTCGAGGTAGCGGTCGACGTACTCCGCGAGCAGCTCCTCCTGGGCGGGCTGCCAGAAGCCGCGGATGGTCCGGAACTGCGTCTGGTTGGGTACGTCGTCGCGGTCGACGGCGATCTCCCAGGCGCGGGCCTTCGCCTCCGCCGTGGGCAGCGAGGCCCGGGCTTGCGCGGCGGCCTCCTGGCCCTTGATGGTGGCGTCGCGTTCGAGCTCGGCGTCGATCCGGGCGTCGTCGATCGCGCCCAGCCGGGCGAGGTTCTGCACCAGCAGCCAGCGCAGCTCGGCGTCGACGGCCAGGCCGTCCAGGACGACCGCACCCTCGAGCAGGTCACCGAGGTAGCCGGCGTGCTCGTCGATGGCCGCCGACGCGAACGAGCGGACGAGCGCGAGCTGGTGGTCGCTGCCGGGTTCGGCGTCCTGGGCCAGCGCGAGCACGCCCGCGGCGAACGCCCGGCGCGCCTCCTCCCGCCGCTCCGGAGCGGTGTACATCTCCACCGCCGTGGCGGCGGTGCGCAGGAGCAGCTGGACGACGTTGATGTCCGGCTCCTTGCCGACCCCGCTCAGCACCAGCGCGAGGTAGTCGCGGGCGGCCAGCTCCGCGTCGCGCGTCATGTCCCACGCGGCGGTCCAGCACAGCGACCGGGGCAGGGAGTCGGTCAGGTCGCCGATGTGGTCGACGAGGGTGGAAAGCGACCGGTCGTCCAGCCGGATCTTGGCGTAGGTGAGGTCGTCGTCGTTGAGCAGAACGAGGTCCGGACGGCGGGCACCCACCAGTTGCGGCACCTCGGTGCGCTCGCCGACGACGTCCAGCTCCACCCGGTCACGGCGGACCAGGCCCTCGTCGGTGCGGTCGTACAGGCCGACCGCCACCCGGTGCGAGCGCAGCGTGGGCTGCTCGGCGATCGCGGACTGCAGCACCGCGAACGACCCGAAGTTCCCCTCGGCGTCCTCGTCGAACTCCGCGCGCAGCGTGTTGACCCCGGCCGTCTCCAGCCATTCCCGGCTCCAGGAGTCCAGGTCGCGGCCGCTGGTCTCCTCCAGCGCCTCCCGGAGGTCGTCGAGGGTGGCGTTGCGCCATTCGTAGGCCTTGAAGTAGTGCCGGAGCCCGGCGAAGAACTCATCCCGCCCGACCCAGGCCACCAGCTGCTTGAGGACGCTCGCGCCCTTGGCGTAGGTGATGCCGTCGAAGTTGACCTCGACGTCGGCCAGGTCGCGGATGTCGGCGGAGATCGGGTGCGTCGAGGGAAGCTGGTCCTGGCGGTAGGCCCAGGTCTTGTCGGTGTTGGCGAACGTCGTCCAGCCGTGCGACCAGCGGGTCGACTCGACCTGGCACAGCACGCTGGCGTACGTCGCGAACGACTCGTTCAGCCACAGGTCGTCCCACCAGCGCATGGTCACCAGGTCGCCGAACCACATGTGCGCCAGCTCGTGCAGGATCGTCACCGCCCGCGCCTCGTACGACGCGTCGGTGGTGCGGCTGCGGAAGAGGTACTCGTCGCGGATCGTCACGCAGCCGGCGTTCTCCATCGCGCCCATGTTGTACTCGGGCACGAACAGCTGGTCGTACTTCGCGAACGGGTAGGGGTAGTCGAACAGCTCCTCGAAGAACGCGAACCCGCGCTTGGTGACGTCGAAGATCTCCTCGGCGTCCAGGTGCTCGGCCAGCGAGGCGCGGCAGTAGACGTCCATCGGGATCTCGGCGTGCATACCGGTGTAGGTGTCGTGGACCACGTGGTAGGGCCCGGCAACCAGCGCGGTGATGTAGGTCGAGATCCGCGGGGTCGCGGCGAACCGCCACACCGACACGCCCTCGCCCGCGGCCTCCGGCTCGGGGCTGGGGGAGTTGGACACCACCCGCCAGGAGCTGGGCGCGGTGACGGTCAGCGCGAACGTGCCCTTCAGGTCCGGCTGCTCGAACGTCGCGTACATCCGGCGGGCGTCCGGCACCTCGAACTGCGTGTAGAGGTAGGCCTGCCCGTCCACCGGGTCGAAGAAGCGGTGCAGTCCCTCACCGGTGTTCATGTACGCGGCGTCGGCGACAACCCGCAGCTCGTTGTCGGCGGCGAGGTCGGTCAGCGTGATCCGGGAGCCGTCGTACACGTCGGCGGGATCCAGCGAACGGCCGTTGAGGGTGATCTCGCGGACCGTGGGGGCGATCAGGTCGACGAACGTGCTCGCCCCGGACTCGGTGCTGGTGAAGCGGAGCACCGTCGTGGACGAGTACGTCCTGGCCTGCTGGTCGGTGGCGGTGGTCAGGTCGAGGTGTACGTCGTAACCGTCGACCGACAGGAGACGGGCGCGCTCACGGGCCTCGTCGCGGGTGAGGTTCGTGCCTGGCATGCCGGCCATCCTTCCACGCGCGGCCCGGAGGCGGCGACCGAGATCGGGCAGGTGGCGCGCGGTCGCGGCGTTCGGGGAATGCCGCCGGGGCGGGGCGGGTTGGATTCGTTCGGGGCCGATCGTCGCCCGTGAACGGCGCGTCGCCCGTGAACGGCACGGCGCCGTGACCGGCCGAACACCGTGAGCGGCAGAACACGAGGAGGAGCAGGTATGGCCGAGCAGCTCGAGACCGCTGATTTCTGGTTCGACCCGATCTGTCCGTGGGCGTGGATCACGTCCCGCTGGATGCTCGAGGTCGAGCAGGTACGGCCGGTGCGGACCCGCTGGCACGTGATGAGCCTGGCCGTCCTGAACTCCGGGCGGGACCTGTCCGAGGACTACAAGAAGTCCATGGACAGCGCCTGGGGACCGGTGCGGATCGCGATCGCGGCGGCGCAGCGGGCCGAGCAGGAGGGCGCCGACGTGAACGTGGTGCTCGGCCGGCTCTACACCGAGCTCGGCACCCGCTTCCACCACGAGAAGAAGCCGCGCGAGCGTGCGACGTACGAGGAAGCGCTGGCGGCCGCCGGGCTGCCGGCCGAACTCGTCGAGGCCGCCGGGTCCACCGACTACGACGAGGCACTGCGCAAGAGCCACGCCGAGGGCATGGACCAGGTGGGGTACGAGGTCGGCACGCCGGTGATCAGCGTGGCCGGCTCGGCCTTCTTCGGTCCGGTCGTCTCGCCGATTCCGCGCGGTGAGGACGCCGGGAAGCTGTGGGACGGCGTACGGCTGGTCGCCGGGACCGACGGTTTCTTCGAGCTGAAGCGCAGCCGTACCCGCGGACCGGTCTTCGACTGACCTTCGGCCGAGTTCCGACTGGTCTTCGACTGGTCCGGTTGGAGCCTCCCGGGGCCCTGGGCGTCCGAGCGCAGGCCAGGGCCCCGGGAGCGTTCATCGGGGCCAAAGTCTCACCCTGAGGTTGACCTTCAGTGCCGACTTCGGTTCCGGTCTCGAGTGCGCCTCGAGGTCCGCCTGGCCCGGCGTCAGCTCCGGCATCAGTTCCACACCGCCGATCGGGTGGGAGCGTGCCGGGTGTGCCGGTCGGCGCCGTACACCATCAGCTCGGCTACCGCGATGTCGCCGGCCTCGGCGGACGCCAGGCAGTTCGAGGTGGCCAACGGGTCGGCCTCCTGCTCGCCGCGGTAGGCCGGATTGCCGGTGCACTGGGTGTCCAGGACGACCAGCCGCAGGTGGGTGGCGCGCCGATCACGTACGTCGAAGTCACGGAAGCCCAGGTCGGGCCGCATCGGCCGGGGCCGGGCGGTGTCGAACGCGGGTCCGGCGGCTGGGGCGAGGATCCGGGTCCAGCGGCCGTGCGGTCCGTCGCACCGCGGGCCACCCTGCACCTGCGCGCAGGTCTCCACCGCGAACCTCCGCAGGGCCGCGAACCGGTCCGTGGTCACCGCGCTGACCCGCACCGAACGCACCCATCGAGGTGCCGAGCCGGCCAGGTCGACCGTGACCGTCGTACCCCGTGCGTCCGGTCGCTGTCCGGTGACCGACCACGCCGTGGACTCCCGGTCGTCCACCAGCGCATCCAGCTGGGCAGCCTCCTGCCCGTGGGACGAACCGCCGGGCAGCACCCGCGCGCCGTTGGCCGCCGACGCGAGGTTGGGGTTCAGGTAGAGGGTGAGGTGGCGGGTACGACCGGCCTTCAGCGTCACGGTCGTGTGTCCCATGCCGTAGCCCGGTGCGCTCCAGGTGAGTTCGTAGCGTCCCGGCAGGAGCCGTACCGTCATCCCTCGGGTCGTCGCCGGATCGGTGTCCGCGACCGGAGTGGACGGGTCGGCGTACCTCCCGACGTGGATCCGGGCACCGGCGACCGATCGGCCGTAAGGCCGGGCGATCGCCGCCATCACCAGCTGTACGTGCGCGGCGGCGGGGCGGACGAATCCCGGCACGGTGAAGTCGGGCTCGCCGCGACGGTCCCCGCCCGGCGCGGTGGCCCGGGCGCCGAACCCGCGCCGTGCGAACGCCTCCCACAGCTCCGGCAGGTCGGCCCCGCCGAACCGCAGCCGGTTCGCGGCCAGCAGCGCGTTACGGGCGCCCAGCATGGAGACGCTGCTCTGCTGCAGCGACATCGAGTCCACGAGGAGCTGGATCCAGCGCCGGTTGCCCGGGCACCTGGTGACCGGAAGGGCGCCGCGGGCGCACGACCGCTGCAGCGCCCGGTCACCGGGCGGGGCGGTCGCGGCGTACTTGCGCACCAGCGCCCGGCGGATGTCCCAGTTGACCGCCGACCAGATCTCTCCGTCGGCGGCCAGCCCGCCGGCCGGGTCGTAGCCGACGTTGCCGTAGTTGAGCGGGGCGGTGCCGATCCGGTAGTTGCGAACGCCGCGCCAGTCGCTGCCCGCGACGTACGCCCCGATCGCCGCGCTCTCCGCCGGGCCGGTCGTCGAGCGCGCCTCCGGGGACGTCCTCGTGCCGGTCTCGGCGAGGAACTCCGCCGCCACCAGGTCGGCCCAGCCCTCCGCGACCGCCCGGCCGGCGACGGTGGTGATGCCGGCGTCCGGTCCGCCGACCAGCCGGCTGGCCATCGCGTGCGCGTACTCGTGCGCCACCACCCCGGCGTCGAAGGCGCCGTCCACGCAGGGGCCGTACCACTGCGCGGCCACCGGCTGGAAGAGGTAGTGGCCGGCGATCCCCGGCAGCCCGTCCTGCAGGGTCACCTGGTGGGCGCCGTTACGGCCGGTGAAGGTCGGGAAGCCGCCGCTGACCGCCGCCGTCTGCACGTGCCCGAGTTCGCGGTCGCCG
This is a stretch of genomic DNA from Actinopolymorpha sp. NPDC004070. It encodes these proteins:
- a CDS encoding nucleotidyltransferase domain-containing protein, which translates into the protein MSIPAALAPLPAGYAELYRRLYHVVDADERIRAMWLSGSLARGDADAGSDLDVLLAVRDDDFDAFAGSWREWLGTVTPTLIARALPFAAGAFYVTTADCLRLDVVTERVSGLGETPHRHRLAVLDRDGLDATVPAPGPGRGPDTEQMARLVEEFFRQQAIFPAMVARGDWLCVCVGVQQAQQMLYDLFVQANQPLPPMGIKRWSAKLTPEQRAVLERLPAPSPSNPASAITAMRATALAWRFVGKATLVAAGVPWPAELDRAVGAYVDREVPSFLAAASAPPDARPG
- a CDS encoding ABC transporter permease, coding for MSMDPSLVAESPGAASKSSDGSSVSSGGGHSGSAAAGRGFAKYALAKLGGAAVSLLMVVFSAFFLFRVLGGDPVDALTRDVPTTPAERAALRHRLGLDQPLSLQFVHYLQGVLTGDLGQSYQYQQPVTSLIGARLGATVLLTGTALVLAVSLGLWIGTRAGWRQGSRFDKVQVGVSLTLWSAPTFWFGMIVIMAFGRYLGLFPVNGMVSPYTPDGFWPQALDTLHHLVLPVLTMTAVIYAQYVLVMRSSILDEKDADYLVTARAKGLRDDDVRRRHAVPNALLPTVTLVFLQLGGVVGGAILTETVFSWPGLGLLAYQALRIPDLPLLQGTFLFFSTAVILANTAADVVYRFLDPRVRHS
- the pepN gene encoding aminopeptidase N, producing the protein MPGTNLTRDEARERARLLSVDGYDVHLDLTTATDQQARTYSSTTVLRFTSTESGASTFVDLIAPTVREITLNGRSLDPADVYDGSRITLTDLAADNELRVVADAAYMNTGEGLHRFFDPVDGQAYLYTQFEVPDARRMYATFEQPDLKGTFALTVTAPSSWRVVSNSPSPEPEAAGEGVSVWRFAATPRISTYITALVAGPYHVVHDTYTGMHAEIPMDVYCRASLAEHLDAEEIFDVTKRGFAFFEELFDYPYPFAKYDQLFVPEYNMGAMENAGCVTIRDEYLFRSRTTDASYEARAVTILHELAHMWFGDLVTMRWWDDLWLNESFATYASVLCQVESTRWSHGWTTFANTDKTWAYRQDQLPSTHPISADIRDLADVEVNFDGITYAKGASVLKQLVAWVGRDEFFAGLRHYFKAYEWRNATLDDLREALEETSGRDLDSWSREWLETAGVNTLRAEFDEDAEGNFGSFAVLQSAIAEQPTLRSHRVAVGLYDRTDEGLVRRDRVELDVVGERTEVPQLVGARRPDLVLLNDDDLTYAKIRLDDRSLSTLVDHIGDLTDSLPRSLCWTAAWDMTRDAELAARDYLALVLSGVGKEPDINVVQLLLRTAATAVEMYTAPERREEARRAFAAGVLALAQDAEPGSDHQLALVRSFASAAIDEHAGYLGDLLEGAVVLDGLAVDAELRWLLVQNLARLGAIDDARIDAELERDATIKGQEAAAQARASLPTAEAKARAWEIAVDRDDVPNQTQFRTIRGFWQPAQEELLAEYVDRYLDAAGWVWDRKANEMAQYVLIGLFPRQLATQDTVDRVRAWLEEKQPVPAVRRLVEEGVADIERGLRAQERDAHA
- a CDS encoding OsmC family protein; its protein translation is MATTRTANAHWEGSLMEGAGRVSLDSSGIGTYDVTWASRAENAASGRTSPEELIAAAHSTCYSMALSHGLAQAGTPPEKVDTKADVTFQPGEGITGIHLTVRASVPGLDADGFAAAAEGAKENCPVSKALAGTKITLDAALV
- a CDS encoding ABC transporter substrate-binding protein, which gives rise to MPTATRSRKRALAVLAALFAVVALCLPAGVGHAEEAPASKQPRQLVVAASQSVDTFNPFMSFFAIGYTVAGLTYDSLIDWSAKDFRPIPGLATKWEESADHLTWTYTIRKGVKFSDGKPLTAHDAAFTYRLMMTDKAARASSSDLVENFASVDAPNDTTLVIKLKRPTNQMLALDNAIVPEHIWSKVKNIGDFKNFDFPLVGSGPFQVVEFKTDQYIRLKANKNYWDGPPAYDELVFRYYKTPDASVQALLAGEVDLVSGLTPAQYKALRNKPGITLNQAQNRRFSAITFNVGARTKDGKTLGDGHPALRDPRVRQAIHHAIDKDELIKKVNDGLAQPGVSYIPPIFSTYFWQPSGSEKVTYDIAEANRILDKAGYKRGPDGIRRMPGNGRPLKFRLLNHADTPSEATDSEYLKGWWKQIGIDTKIESADFTKLNDLLYLGKYDIIFSGWGVGPDPTSILSLHTCGVLPDDGSGTQRDTETFYCNPAYDKLHEQQKQESDLAKRADLVKQMQQILYTQAPVVVLRYADTLEAYRSDRWTGFVKQPAKRGMISGQQGNWAFVSAKPVVKAEKKESRTGLYLGGGAVVVVVAAAAALVAVRRRRTADERE
- a CDS encoding mechanosensitive ion channel family protein, translating into MSLALTWERFTQLADVPAHIALLIVLAVAVRFGLNRLIDRVVGTTAGLPKPKHFLGSQKAAALLSNPGGLYHERRAQRAHALGSLFKSIATAVIFGVTSLMVLQQLGYNMAPIIASAGVVGVAIGFGAQNLVKDFISGVFMLLEDQYGVGDVIDMGQATGTVEGVGLRVTRLRDGDGVLWHVRNGEIVRVGNKSQGWSSLVLDVSVAYDEDVAQVEELINDTARTLSDEDEFRDRILEAPHVVGIEEVNGAALTLRVIGKTRPNEHFGVQRELRLRLKALFDAKGIRVPAPIWPGQPGQAAGV
- a CDS encoding DsbA family protein — encoded protein: MAEQLETADFWFDPICPWAWITSRWMLEVEQVRPVRTRWHVMSLAVLNSGRDLSEDYKKSMDSAWGPVRIAIAAAQRAEQEGADVNVVLGRLYTELGTRFHHEKKPRERATYEEALAAAGLPAELVEAAGSTDYDEALRKSHAEGMDQVGYEVGTPVISVAGSAFFGPVVSPIPRGEDAGKLWDGVRLVAGTDGFFELKRSRTRGPVFD
- a CDS encoding DUF5130 family protein translates to MASGDTLSSRERADIERAVRIAEQLSGLSFSVYVGPAEVPAREYAEKLHAELAAPEHSVLVLVDPGRRQLEIVTGTEARRFLRDTDCQLVVLGMKSAFADGDLVGGLVSGIQQLGDHARHPRTVHTDEP